One window of Manihot esculenta cultivar AM560-2 chromosome 17, M.esculenta_v8, whole genome shotgun sequence genomic DNA carries:
- the LOC110605329 gene encoding protein LPA3 has protein sequence MALSKSTIPSSFPLAIPSVPNSKNIERIASLHGHSKIPKFITHSISRNGTSSLESDVPFPRDYDELLQQAKTATELALGDNKQLMEIEFPTAGLDSVPGDGEGGIEMTGSMQLIREFCDCLLSPEKVTRTRVFFPEANEVKFARKSAFEGSSLKLDYLTKPSFFEDFGFVEKVKMADRVKREDELFLVAYPYFNVNEMLVVEELYREAVTNTTRKLIIFNGELDRIRSGYYPPFFYPKLASLSKTLFPMMETVYYIHNFKGRNGGALFRCYPGPWKVLRKMGNACICIHQQEVMPSLKEVALDILPSA, from the exons ATGGCATTATCCAAGAGCACAATTCCCTCCTCTTTTCCACTGGCCATCCCTTCCGTCCCAAATTCAAAG AATATTGAAAGAATTGCTTCACTACATGGACACTCAAAAATTCCCAAATTCATCACTCACTCAATTTCAAGAAATGGAACTTCCTCTCTTGAATCTGATGTGCCATTTCCCCGCGACTATGACGAACTTCTTCAACAA GCCAAAACAGCAACAGAATTGGCTTTGGGGGATAACAAACAGTTGATG GAAATTGAATTCCCAACAGCTGGTCTTGATTCTGTTCCAG GTGATGGTGAAGGTGGTATAGAAATGACTGGGAGCATGCAGTTAATTCGTGAATTTTGTGACTGCCTCTTAAGTCCTGAGAAAGTTACAAGAACAAGAGTC TTTTTCCCAGAGGCAAATGAAGTTAAATTTGCAAGAAAATCAGCCTTTGAAGGATCTTCTCTTAAGTTGGACTATTTGACAAAGCCATCATTTTTTGAGGATTTTGGTTTTGTTGAGAAAGTCAAAATGGCAGATCGTGTGAAGCGAGAAGATGAACTGTTCCTGGTCGCCTATCCTTATTTTAATGTCAATG AAATGCTTGTGGTGGAAGAGCTTTATAGGGAAGCTGTCACAAACACAACACGGAAACTGATTATATTCAATGGAGAACTTGATCGTATACGATCTGGCT ATTATCCACCTTTTTTCTATCCTAAGCTGGCCTCTCTGTCCAAGACCCTTTTCCCAATGATGGAGACTGTGTATTACATTCACAATTTCAAAGGACGCAATGGAGGTGCTCTTTTCAG GTGTTATCCAGGTCCATGGAAAGTCCTAAGAAAAATGGGGAATGCTTGCATTTGTATACATCAGCAGGAAGTTATGCCTTCACTTAAGGAAGTTGCCTTAGATATACTGCCATCTGCTTGA